The Nitrospira sp. KM1 genome includes a window with the following:
- the argH gene encoding argininosuccinate lyase: MIERRERGRTGSTGTKAWDGRFREKTHRLVEAFTMSVETDRRLYAQDIQGSIAHCKTMRKAGVLKAVEMATIVRGLESIKQEFNRGRFRFRPTDEDVHMAIERRLTELIGPLGGKLHTGRSRNDQVALDIRLYLRDQLDVLRTRVQEFQRALVACAKANRAVPMPGYTHLQRAQPVLFAHHLLAYVEMLERDKGRLCDARTRLNVMPLGSGALAGTNYPIDRGYTARLLDFPAVTANSLDAVSDRDFMIETAAALSIVMMHLSRLSEELIVWSSQEFRFVDLPDGFCTGSSMMPQKKNPDVPELIRGRTGRIYGHLMNLLTTLKGLPLSYNRDLQEDKPPVFDAIDTVSAALEIMTELMRRVKVNHAVLQQAVEGGGLLATELADYLVTRGVPFRDAHGITGRVVRAALESKRELADMSLEELRGFSDRIQKDVFAQLTVEGAINRKAQVGGTARRRVEQRIKELERALS, encoded by the coding sequence ATGATCGAGCGGAGGGAGCGCGGACGGACCGGATCGACCGGCACCAAGGCCTGGGACGGCCGGTTCCGGGAAAAGACACACCGGCTCGTGGAAGCCTTCACCATGTCGGTGGAGACCGACCGTCGTTTATACGCGCAAGATATTCAGGGCAGCATTGCCCATTGCAAGACGATGCGGAAGGCCGGTGTCCTCAAAGCAGTGGAGATGGCGACCATCGTGCGCGGTCTGGAATCCATCAAGCAAGAATTCAACCGAGGCAGGTTCAGGTTCAGGCCGACGGACGAAGACGTTCATATGGCTATCGAGCGACGTCTGACCGAACTCATCGGCCCATTGGGAGGCAAATTGCACACCGGACGAAGTCGGAACGATCAGGTGGCACTCGATATCCGCCTCTATCTTCGGGATCAACTCGATGTCCTTCGTACCCGCGTGCAGGAGTTCCAGCGCGCGTTGGTGGCATGCGCCAAAGCCAATCGTGCCGTGCCCATGCCGGGATATACCCATTTGCAGCGAGCACAGCCGGTGTTGTTCGCACACCATCTGCTGGCCTATGTGGAAATGCTCGAACGTGACAAGGGTCGGCTTTGCGATGCCAGAACACGACTGAATGTCATGCCGCTCGGGTCCGGGGCATTGGCCGGGACGAATTATCCCATTGACCGTGGCTATACGGCGCGGCTGCTCGACTTTCCGGCCGTGACGGCGAACAGTCTCGATGCGGTGTCCGATCGAGATTTCATGATCGAGACGGCCGCAGCCCTCTCGATCGTCATGATGCACCTGTCACGTCTCAGTGAAGAACTCATCGTCTGGTCGTCGCAGGAGTTTCGGTTCGTCGATCTACCGGACGGTTTTTGCACCGGCAGCAGCATGATGCCACAGAAGAAAAACCCTGATGTGCCGGAGCTGATCAGAGGAAGAACCGGCAGAATCTACGGGCACCTGATGAATCTTCTGACTACTCTCAAAGGTCTCCCGTTAAGTTATAATCGTGACTTACAGGAGGATAAGCCGCCGGTCTTCGATGCGATCGATACAGTATCGGCCGCGCTTGAAATCATGACTGAACTGATGCGACGGGTAAAAGTCAATCATGCTGTTCTCCAACAGGCCGTTGAAGGCGGCGGATTGCTGGCGACCGAATTGGCCGATTATCTTGTCACTCGTGGGGTGCCGTTCCGCGATGCTCACGGGATCACTGGACGGGTCGTGCGGGCGGCGCTGGAGAGCAAACGGGAATTGGCCGACATGTCGCTTGAGGAATTACGGGGATTCTCCGATCGGATCCAGAAAGATGTCTTCGCGCAGCTGACGGTCGAGGGGGCGATCAATCGGAAAGCACAAGTTGGCGGAACGGCCCGCAGG